The Chitinimonas arctica region CGGCGGCTCGCTGGGCGGCATGGGTTATATGCACGAGCAGATGCCCTTGCAAGTGCCTGGCATCGTCCATATCGACCAGCCGTACTGGTATGGCGACGCCGGTGAGATGAGCCCGGCCGAGTTCGGTCTCAAGTGCGCCCGCCAACTGGAAGAAAAGATCCTCGAGCTGGGCGCCGACAATGTCGCCGCCTTTATCGGCGAACCGTTCCAGGGCGCCGGCGGCGTGATCTTCCCGCCGGAAAGCTACTGGCCGGAAATCCAGCGCATCTGCCGCAAGTACGATGTGCTGCTATGCGCCGACGAGGTGATTGGTGGTTTCGGCCGCACCGGTGAATGGTTTGCCCACCAGCATTTCGGTTTCGAGCCGGATACCATGACCCTGGCCAAGGGCCTGACCTCGGGCTATGTGCCCATGGGCGCGGTCGCCATCCACAAGCGCATCGCCGAACCGCTGATCGCCGGCGGCGATTTCAACCATGGCCTGACCTATTCCGGTCATCCGGTTGCGGCAGCTGTCGCGGTGGCCAATATCCGTGCGCTGCGCGACGAGGGCATTATCGACCGCGTGCGCACCGAAACGGGGCCGTACTTCCAGAAAGCCCTGCGCGAAGGCTTGGCCGCCTCGCCGCTGGTGGGTGCCATCGACGGCACCGGCCTGGTGGCGGGTATCCAGTTGACCGAAGACAAGGCCAGCCGCAAGCGCTTCGCCAACGGCTACGAAATCGGCCTGAAGTGCCGTGACCACTGCTTCGGCAATAACCTGATCATGCGCGCCACCGGCGATCGCATGCTGTTGTCGCCGCCGCTGGTGATCAGCCGTCCCGAAATCGACCTGCTGGTTGAGAAGGCCGTGAAGTGTATCGGCCTGACCGCAATCGATCTGGGTATGGCGTAAACGGAACTATTTCGGGTGGACCGCATACATGCAGTTCACCCGAATCGCCGGACAATGGAATAATTACTGCTTGTTTCGAGTCGGAATACGCTTTCTTGCCCTGTTTTTGTCGGGCAAGGGGAGCGTGTGCCGTCTGTTTGGTTCTGCCTGGTTACCAAAAACTCCGTGGAGATTAGAAGCGATGGCGAAAAAGCAGTTTGTTCTTACCGTGCTGGCGGCCCTGGTCGCAAGCTTGGCTCCGGCGCACGCGGCCGGAAAGCTGAATGTCTACAACTGGAACGACTATATCGGCGACAAGACCGTGCCGGATTTCGAGAAAGCCCAGGACATCAAGGTCAAGTACGATGTGTATGACAGCAACGAGACCCTGCAAGCCAAGCTGATGACCGGCAAATCGGGTTACGACCTGGTTGTGCCCTCGCTGGAATTCGCGGCCAAGCAGATACAGTCCGGTGTCTACCTGCCCCTGGACAAGTCCAAACTCCCCAATTACGCCAATCTGAATCCGGAAATCCTCAAGAAGGCCGAAGCGGCCGATCCGGGCAATAAATTCCTGGTCCCCTATATGTGGGGTACCACCGCGTTCGGCATCAATGTCGACAAGGTGAAAAAGGCTTTGGGCAGCGAACCCATGCCGGCCGACGAGTGGGAACTGATCTTCAATCCCAAGTACACCAGCAAGCTGAAATCCTGCGGCATTTCCTTTATGGATACCGGCAGCGATGTCTACTCCATGGTCAATATCTACCTGGGCAAGGATGCCAACGACCATAGCGAAGCCGCCCTGAAGGCCGCGACCGACACGCTCAAAGCGGTGCGCAAGGATGTCCGCCTGTTCAACTCATCGCCCATCGATCTGTTGGCCAATGGCGATGTCTGCGTGGCCATGTCCTTCAATGGCGATACCTATATCGCCAAGGACCGTGCCGAGCAGGCCAAGAAAGGCCTGAAGCTCGAATACATCGTACCCAGCAAGGGCACGATTCTGTGGGTGGACAATATGGCCATCCCCAAAGACGCCAAAAACGTCGACAACGCTTACAAGTGGATCAACAATATCCTTGATCCCAAGGTGGCGGCGGATATTTCCAACAAGGTCAATTACGCCAATCCCAATCTGAAGGCCACGCCTTTCGTGAACAAGACGATCGCGGCCGACCCGAAAATTTACCTGACCGCCGATGCGATGGCCAAGTTGCAGGCCAAGAAGCCGATCGATCCGGCTGCGCAGAAAGCGATCACCAAGTATTTCAATCTATTCAAGACGGCCAAGTAGGCCCCTCTCGCGGGCCGTGCCCTTTGAAAGGGCCGGCCCATCAGGAGATTCTGAGTAAAGCTGCGCCGCCGCAGCTTTACTCAGGGCTTCCCGACGAAAACTCATTTAGTACGGAGCTCCCTATCGTGGTGGTTGCAGCAAATCAAGCCGATGCAGCGAATGGCGACAGCAAGCAGAATTATCTCCAAATCAAGGGTGTGACCAAGAAGTTCGGCGATTTCTATGCCGTCGACGACGTCAATCTAACGATTCCCAAAAACGAAATCTTTGCCCTGCTGGGTAGCTCGGGTTCCGGTAAATCGACCCTGCTGCGCATGCTGGCCGGTATGGAAACGCCGACCGAAGGCCGCATTATCCTGGATGGCCAAGATATCACCGATATCGAGACCTACCGCCGCCCCACCAATATGATGTTCCAGTCCTATGCGCTTTTTCCGCATATGACGGTTGAGCAGAATATTGCTTTCGGTCTCAAGCAGGACAAGGTCCCCAAGGATGAAATCGTCGAGCGGGTCGGCAAGCTGCTCGACCTGGTGCAGATGCGTAAATACGCCAGGCGCAAGCCGCACCAGCTGTCCGGCGGCCAGCAACAGCGGGTGGCGCTGGCGCGCAGCCTGGCCAAACGTCCCAAGCTATTGCTGCTGGACGAACCGCTGGGCGCCCTGGACAAGAAGCTGCGGATGGAAACCCAATTCGAGCTGGTCAATGTCATCGAGGCGGTGGGCGTGACTTGCATCATGGTGACGCACGACCAGGAAGAAGCCATGACCATGGCCAGCCGCATCGCCATCATGAGTGAGGGCAAGCTCAAGCAGGTGGGCGGGCCGCGCGAGATCTACGAGTTCCCGAACTGCCGCTTCACCGCCGAATTCATCGGTTCGACCAATACCTTCGAGGGCAAGCTGTCGGTGGACGAGCCGGACCATATCGTGATCGACTGCCCCGAGCTGGCTCGCGGCGTGTACGTGGACCATGGCATTACCGGACCCAAGAACATGACGGTCTGGTATTCGATCCGGCCGGAAGAAGTCACCTTGTGCCGCCAGACGCCCGACAAGCAATACAACTGGGTGGAAGGCAAGGTGCACGATATCGCCTACCTCGGATCGCACTCGGTCTATCACGTCAAACTGGCGTCCGGCCGCATCGTGATGGCCAATGTACCGACCAGCCATTGGGGCGGCGACAAGCCCGCCACCTGGGGTGACGATGTGATCGTCAAGTGGAACGACAATGCCGGCGTGGTGCTGACATCATGAAAGCCCTGCTCCGTCGTTGGCTACCCGGCGGCCGCTCCGGGGTGATCGCCATCCCCTATGTCTGGCTGCTGTTCTTCTTTGTGCTGCCGTTCTTCTTCGTGCTCAAGATCAGCTTCGCCGAGCCCGATATCGCCCAGCCGCCTTATTCGCCCCTGCTCAAGCAGGAGGAGAACAAGACCGTCGTCACGCTCGATACCACCAAGTACAAGACCATATCGGGCGAGGTGGAGGCGTTTTTCGAACTGCCGTGGAACGAAGCCAAGGAAGCCAGCCAGTATGTGGTGGCCTATTGGAACGCCCTCAAGCTGGCCTTCTTCACCATGCTGTTCACGCTGCTGATCGGCTATCCGCTGGCCTATAACATTGCCCGTTCCAGCGAGGCCACCCGCAATACCTTGCTGATGCTGGTGATGATCCCGTTCTGGACCTCCTTTTTGCTTCGGGTCTATGCCTGGATAGGTATCCTGAAGGACAACGGGGTGATCAATAACCTGTTGCTGGGCATGGGCCTGATCAGCGAGCCCATTCCCATGCTGTATTCGCCGTTCTCGGTCTTGCTGGGCATGGTCTACAACTACCTGCCATTCATGATCCTGCCGCTGTACGCGCATCTGGTGAAGCTGGATGGCCGCCTGTTCGAAGCGGCCGCCGACCTGGGCGCCAAGCCCTGGACAACCTTCTTCCAGATCACCTTGCCGCTGTCGAAGGCCGGCATCATCGCCGGCTGCATGATGGTTTTCATCCCGGCCGTGGGTGAGTACGTCATACCCGCCTTGCTGGGTGGCGGCGACGTGGTATTTATCGGCAACAAGCTGATGGACGATTTTGGCGCCAACCTCGATTGGCCGCAGGCTTCCGCCGTGGCGGTGATCATGCTGATCCTGTTGAGCGGACCCATTATCTGGTTCCACCGCTTCGAGCAAAAAATGCAGGAGCCCGAATAATGAATAAGATGCCGATCGGTAACCGGCTGTTCATGGGCGTGGGGTTTTTCTTCCTCTATGCCCCTATCCTCAGCCTGATCATCTATTCCTTCAACGAGTCGCGCCTGGTGACGGTCTGGGGCGGGTTTTCGCTCAAGTGGTACCAGGTGCTGATGAACGATGCCGACTTGCTGCAAGCGGCCGGCCTCAGCTTCAAGATCGCCTTCCTGTCCGCCTCCCTGGCCGTGGTGCTGGGGACCATCGCCGGTTTCGTGCTGGCGCGGTTCGGGCGTTTCAAGGGGCACTCGCTGTTTGCCGGCCTGACCACCGCACCGATGGTGATGCCCGAGGTGATCGTCGGTCTCTCCATGCTGCTGCTCTTCGTCGCCCTGCAGACCGGGCTGGGCTGCAGCGCGGACGAGTCCAGCGGCCTGCTCAGCCGACTCGGCTGCTGGGCCTTCGGCGAGCGCGGCATGGTCACCATCTGGATAGGCCACACGACCTTGTGCATGGCCTATGTGGCGGTGCTGGTGCAATCGCGCTTGCGGGAGCTGGACCGCTCGCTCGAAGACGCCGCCATGGATCTGGGCTGCCATCCGTTCAAGGTCTTCTTCGTGATCACCATCCCGGTCATCTCGCAGGCCTTGGTATCGGGCTGGCTGTTGAGCTTCACGCTGTCGCTGGATGACTACGTGCTGACGGCCTTCCTGTCCGGGCCAGGCTCCACCACCATGCCGCAGTGGATCTTTTCTTCGATCCGCCTGGGTCTGACACCCGAGATCAATGCGCTTGCTACCATCGTCATCGTGGTGGTGACGGTTTTCGTGGTGGTGTCCAATCGCCTGATGCTATCGGCCCAGGCCAAGCGCGACCGGGCCATGCAGGCGGCGTTTTCGTCTGGCGGGAAGACTGCCTGAGTAGGGTCGGGGGGAGCGTGAGCTGTCGGGCGCTCTCCTGATCGCAAGTGCTGCATTTGGGTATGGATGAGTACGCGCCACAGAACTCTTGGGACATCTGCCGGTCTACCTGACCGCGAGGCAATCCACGCGGCGAGGATGCCGCCAGATACCCTGGAGGATGAAAACCCATGCGCTTCCTTGATCCCAAGACCGAGTTCGCCTTCATGAAGATCTTCGGCTCGGAACAGAGCCATGAATTCCTGTTGTCTTTTCTCAATGCAGTATTGAATCTGCACTCGCCTTACCGCATCGTCGAGGTCACTCTGCTCGACCCTTGCCAGGCGCCGCGTATCGTCGGTATGTTGAGCTACTGCCCTCATGTCAGGGCATGCGACGAAGCCGGCAAGTCCTACCTTATTAAGATGCAAGTGCTCAATGCCGAAGGCTTCGAGCAAGGGGTGCTTTATGATGCCTGCATGGCCCATTCCACCCCAGTCGAGCGGGAGGGCGGGCACCGTGTGCTGACCGACGTCATTGCCCTGACCTTCACCACTTTTTTCATGTTTCCGGACAGAAGCGAGGTCGTCAGCAGGTTCCAACTGCGTGCCAATGACTGCCGGCTGTATGGTGAGGACCTGGAGCTGGTTTTCGTCGAGCTGCCGAAGTTCGACAAGGACGAGACGCAATTGGTCGATGTGCAAGACAAGTGGTTCTACTTCCTCAAAAATGCTGGCATGTTGGGGTGTATTCCAACACCGCTGGCGTCGGAAGCCCCGATCCGGCAAGCGCTCGATATCGCCAACTATGCCGGGCTGACGAGGGCGGAAGACGATATACAGGACCGGTGTCTATTTTTTATTCAAGACCAGCGCTACACCGTGCTCAGGGCCGGCTTGGCGGGCTTGAAGAAAGGCCATGAACTGGCAATTCAGCAGTTCACCGAGGATTGCGCCCAGGCAGAGCGCCTGCATGAGGCGCGTGGACTGCTGTCCACGTTGGACGATGCGACCATCGCCGGTATCACAAAGCTGACCATCGGCGACATCGCCGCATTGCGCGAAGAATGGCGGTTGGCGAAGCGGCTCGAGTGGGGTAAGCGGACTAGGAGCCCAAAAGGCATTGAAAAATTAACAGGGTAACCGGGGAGTCGCTGGAGCTTCCCGGCGCTTTCGGTATTGCGCGGGCGAACTCCCTGGTCGTGGGCTGGTCTATCTCGTCACGAGATTATCCACTCGACGGTAATGCCAACCGATCCCCTGGAGAGCGAAACTTCATGCGCTTCCTTGACCCCAAGACCGACTTTGCCTTCAAGAAAATCTTTGGCTCGCAACAGAGCCACGATATCTTGCTGTCTTTCCTCAACGCGGCATTGAGTCTGCAATCCCCTTACCGCATCGCCGAGGTCACCATCCTCGACCCTTATCAGGCGCCCCGCATCACCGGTATGAAAACCACTTTCGTTGACGTGAAGGCCCGGGATGAGACCGGTAAGCATTACATAATCGAGATGCAGGTCCTCAATGTCGAAGGCTTTGAGCAACGGGTGCTCTACAACGCCTGCAAAGCCTATTCAGGCCAGCTTGCCCCGGCTGCCAACTACAGCACGTTGACCGATGTGGTTGCATTGACCATCACCGACTTCATCATGTTTCCAGAGCGAAGTGAGGTTGTCAGTCAGTTCAAACTGCGTGCCG contains the following coding sequences:
- a CDS encoding aspartate aminotransferase family protein; its protein translation is MSNIFDNRPAVHAEAHKPGGMFAARSTSEWQQLDAAHHLHPFSDMGSLNKQGSRVITRADGVFLWDSEGNKIIDGMAGLWCVNVGYGRKDLADAAYKQICELPFYNTFFKTTHPPVIELSKLLAEVTPAGFEHFFYCNSGSEGNDTVLRVVHQYWAVMGKPAKKHIVSRKNGYHGSTIAGGSLGGMGYMHEQMPLQVPGIVHIDQPYWYGDAGEMSPAEFGLKCARQLEEKILELGADNVAAFIGEPFQGAGGVIFPPESYWPEIQRICRKYDVLLCADEVIGGFGRTGEWFAHQHFGFEPDTMTLAKGLTSGYVPMGAVAIHKRIAEPLIAGGDFNHGLTYSGHPVAAAVAVANIRALRDEGIIDRVRTETGPYFQKALREGLAASPLVGAIDGTGLVAGIQLTEDKASRKRFANGYEIGLKCRDHCFGNNLIMRATGDRMLLSPPLVISRPEIDLLVEKAVKCIGLTAIDLGMA
- a CDS encoding polyamine ABC transporter substrate-binding protein; this translates as MAKKQFVLTVLAALVASLAPAHAAGKLNVYNWNDYIGDKTVPDFEKAQDIKVKYDVYDSNETLQAKLMTGKSGYDLVVPSLEFAAKQIQSGVYLPLDKSKLPNYANLNPEILKKAEAADPGNKFLVPYMWGTTAFGINVDKVKKALGSEPMPADEWELIFNPKYTSKLKSCGISFMDTGSDVYSMVNIYLGKDANDHSEAALKAATDTLKAVRKDVRLFNSSPIDLLANGDVCVAMSFNGDTYIAKDRAEQAKKGLKLEYIVPSKGTILWVDNMAIPKDAKNVDNAYKWINNILDPKVAADISNKVNYANPNLKATPFVNKTIAADPKIYLTADAMAKLQAKKPIDPAAQKAITKYFNLFKTAK
- a CDS encoding ABC transporter ATP-binding protein, whose protein sequence is MVAANQADAANGDSKQNYLQIKGVTKKFGDFYAVDDVNLTIPKNEIFALLGSSGSGKSTLLRMLAGMETPTEGRIILDGQDITDIETYRRPTNMMFQSYALFPHMTVEQNIAFGLKQDKVPKDEIVERVGKLLDLVQMRKYARRKPHQLSGGQQQRVALARSLAKRPKLLLLDEPLGALDKKLRMETQFELVNVIEAVGVTCIMVTHDQEEAMTMASRIAIMSEGKLKQVGGPREIYEFPNCRFTAEFIGSTNTFEGKLSVDEPDHIVIDCPELARGVYVDHGITGPKNMTVWYSIRPEEVTLCRQTPDKQYNWVEGKVHDIAYLGSHSVYHVKLASGRIVMANVPTSHWGGDKPATWGDDVIVKWNDNAGVVLTS
- a CDS encoding ABC transporter permease subunit → MKALLRRWLPGGRSGVIAIPYVWLLFFFVLPFFFVLKISFAEPDIAQPPYSPLLKQEENKTVVTLDTTKYKTISGEVEAFFELPWNEAKEASQYVVAYWNALKLAFFTMLFTLLIGYPLAYNIARSSEATRNTLLMLVMIPFWTSFLLRVYAWIGILKDNGVINNLLLGMGLISEPIPMLYSPFSVLLGMVYNYLPFMILPLYAHLVKLDGRLFEAAADLGAKPWTTFFQITLPLSKAGIIAGCMMVFIPAVGEYVIPALLGGGDVVFIGNKLMDDFGANLDWPQASAVAVIMLILLSGPIIWFHRFEQKMQEPE
- a CDS encoding ABC transporter permease subunit, with protein sequence MNKMPIGNRLFMGVGFFFLYAPILSLIIYSFNESRLVTVWGGFSLKWYQVLMNDADLLQAAGLSFKIAFLSASLAVVLGTIAGFVLARFGRFKGHSLFAGLTTAPMVMPEVIVGLSMLLLFVALQTGLGCSADESSGLLSRLGCWAFGERGMVTIWIGHTTLCMAYVAVLVQSRLRELDRSLEDAAMDLGCHPFKVFFVITIPVISQALVSGWLLSFTLSLDDYVLTAFLSGPGSTTMPQWIFSSIRLGLTPEINALATIVIVVVTVFVVVSNRLMLSAQAKRDRAMQAAFSSGGKTA
- a CDS encoding Rpn family recombination-promoting nuclease/putative transposase; amino-acid sequence: MRFLDPKTEFAFMKIFGSEQSHEFLLSFLNAVLNLHSPYRIVEVTLLDPCQAPRIVGMLSYCPHVRACDEAGKSYLIKMQVLNAEGFEQGVLYDACMAHSTPVEREGGHRVLTDVIALTFTTFFMFPDRSEVVSRFQLRANDCRLYGEDLELVFVELPKFDKDETQLVDVQDKWFYFLKNAGMLGCIPTPLASEAPIRQALDIANYAGLTRAEDDIQDRCLFFIQDQRYTVLRAGLAGLKKGHELAIQQFTEDCAQAERLHEARGLLSTLDDATIAGITKLTIGDIAALREEWRLAKRLEWGKRTRSPKGIEKLTG